CGGTGTATAATGCTAAGATTTTTCGATGGAGATTTAGAATGAAAAGACATGTGTTCGTTTGGATAGTAGACGCTCTCTCAAACGTCTATCTGTATTTCCAACAGAGGGTCGATGCAATTGGAAGAAGAGACCTGTCATCACTCCAAAAATGCACTGATGCGATACAGATGTTAGCATATGGCGTAGCAACTAATGCTGTTGTTGATTATGTGCGCATAGGCGAGAGCACTACAATTGAATGCTTGgaaaaatttgttgaaggtgtcattTCAGTGTTCGAGGATAAATACTTACGAAAATCAAATCCAAATAATGTACGACGCCTGCTACAAATGACGGAGTGTCGTGGCTTTCCTAGCGTGTTGGGTAGTATTGACTGCATGCATTGGCAATGAAAAAATTGTCCAAAAGTGTGGAAAGGTATGTACATGAGTGATTATCACGGGATTGCAACCATAGTACTTAAGGTTGTATCATCTTCAGACCTTTGGATATGGCATGCGTTCTTTGGAGTTTCTGGTTCAAATAACGATATCAACGTGTTAGATCGTTCTCCAGTGTTCGATGATATTCTAAATGATCGTGCTCCAGACGTAAATTATACAattaatggtaataattatactaTGGTATACAATTTAGTAGATGGTATTTATCCTGAATGAgccac
The sequence above is drawn from the Arachis hypogaea cultivar Tifrunner chromosome 4, arahy.Tifrunner.gnm2.J5K5, whole genome shotgun sequence genome and encodes:
- the LOC112794943 gene encoding uncharacterized protein, producing the protein MKRHVFVWIVDALSNVYLYFQQRVDAIGRRDLSSLQKCTDAIQMLAYGVATNAVVDYVRIGESTTIECLEKFVEGVISVFEDKYLRKSNPNNVRRLLQMTECRGFPSVLGSIDCMHWQ